The genomic DNA GCAGAAACAAATTAGTGCAGCCAAGTAATTCAGATATAATGGCTTTTAACTCGACAAAGATTTTTAGTTCAGACTGGTGGCTAGTGCATCACAAATTTCCTATCTTCTGACAAGTTCATGGCATGCGCGACTCAATCTGGTAACATTCCTTATAGTTGGAAAACGAATAACAGCAGTCCTACACAAGACAGCATAAGCACTCACCCATTCTCCTGGGCAAAGAGAGCGGTAGTACTTGGCGAATTTCTCACATTCAGCAGTTCCATCCCCTTTGGCATTCACACATCTGGTTTCATGGAAGTTCAAATAGTAAAGAAAGGTAATGAGATATTGTTCATGTGTAAAGTTTTGTTCTTCGAACAATGCACGTGTAAAGTTTTTGCAGCCAACATACCTATGGTACTCAATATAGCGCGTAAAACAatgcctggtttggttcgtggtaGGAAAGCGGAAGTCAGTAGGTGCGGTCTTCAGCTCAATCTGGTAGAAATGCAAAACATAAACAGATAACAGTGGAGCAAAATACAGGCAATACAAATAAAGCTAACAAATGAAAGACAATGTTGGGAAGCAATAGCATGTTATGTAAATGAAAGAAAGCTCATTTCACTGAACAAAAATGGCACAACTCCATAAGAACAGTGTCTGGGAGACTGGGATAAACATTAGTGTCTGTTAGATAAATGTAAGAAGGCTCAATTCACTGTACAAGCATTGTTGCCTAATACTTCAATGGAACTCTCCGACTATTGGAATTAGGCACTTGGTTATGCAATTCATAgtcttctttttttataaaagaaaagaaaaaacatggcACCCTGACACTCACCAAGTAGATGGCCATCTGAGCCAACCCTACGTCTCAATCCCGCATTGACGAGGAGGTCAAATACCATCCACACCGACAGGCACCTGGCCTGTTCTGTAACCCATACGATCTGCTGGTGCTTACAACAACGACGATCTGTTGCTAGAGCCAGTATCACTATCTTCACAAAACCGTAAAGGCCGAACCAAATTTTATAGCCAATCCAAACCCACCCTTAAATTTAAAAAATGTAACCTGACATGATGAATGCAGCACCCTATATCAGATCTTAGTACATAATTCCGTAATTTCCCACCACAACAGTACGCAAATTGCACGTGGGGGATCAAGCAGCATAGCCCCCAAAGCCGTGAACCACAAACAGGAAGAAATGGACCTAGTGTCCATAAACAAACAACAATCGCAATTCACGTCGCGCGCGAGCGCACGGATCAGATCCGCGCGACGGGAAACCATCTCTAGTCCCACGATCGACGAACTAGGTCGAAGCCTATTGTCTGCTCACACCAATCGACAGATGCAACGAGCGGCCAGCGCGGCGGCAGAACAGGGTGGAAAGAACGACGCCGTGGGAGGCTCGatcgagggagggagggaggggggattCTAGAAGGTTCTCACCTCGGCCATCTCTCGTCGCGATTGCGAGACCGGTGAGGCGCTGTGGCAGAGAGGCGGCGCCCAGGAgaagacgaggacgacgaggtggAGGGACGTGGGCCCGATCAAGCTTTTCTTTGAGAGGGGGGGAGCCGCTCAGCCgcgtgacaaaaaaaaaactttttgagTTACGCCTTCGCGTGACAAACAATAGGTGGGCCGCGAGCCTTTGTTAGGTTGGGCCCGTGGGAGGGAAGCCTGATAATAGGGGGCAGGCCTACGAAGGCCCAGTAGCTGTCAACTGGACAAGCCCATCACTTGCACTTATCTCAGCGACGTACGAGTATGAAGacactttcctttttctttcttcttttggaTGGATGGAAGACCAGTCACTCACTTCTTGAAGAGTCAGGGGTAATCTTGCAGGCAACTGTTACAAAAATTCTCCGAGAAAAATCGTGTTGTAGATCATGGTGTCGCGTAGCATCCTTTGGCCTGGGCAACGGAAAGTAGCATAAACTTTTGTTTTAAGAAAAGTAGCATGAAGTGAGTGGATCCTTTTGACGGTCGAGCGAGCCTAAACCAAAAATGGTTGCGCCATACCTCCACCACGAGATGTTTTTTGTTTGCAGGTGTGCTGGCCCACATCCTACACGCAAAGGAAGTTCGTGGTGAAAATTCTAACGAC from Setaria italica strain Yugu1 chromosome VII, Setaria_italica_v2.0, whole genome shotgun sequence includes the following:
- the LOC101774135 gene encoding cytochrome c oxidase subunit 6b-2, which encodes MAEIELKTAPTDFRFPTTNQTRHCFTRYIEYHRCVNAKGDGTAECEKFAKYYRSLCPGEWVEKWNEQRESGTFAGPL